The nucleotide window CGGCTCGCGCACCTGCATGCGAACCCGGCGCGCGCGCGGCAGATGGGCGAGGCCGGACTGGCCCGCGCGCAGAGCGAATTTACATGGGAAGGCGTCGCGCGATCGCTGGAACACGTGTACCGCCGCGTCGCGCGGCTGCCGCAGCCGCGCGAGCGCGACGAGGCAATCGCTGCGCGCAGTGCGCGCTCCGCTGCAGGCGGGGCTTTCGGCTAGCCCGTCCATACGGATCGGTAAGCGCGGCAGGCCGCGCACAGCAGACGTGCCGCGGCAGCCAACCCACTCTTTTTGCGGACTCCCATCGAATATGTCCTCCATTGAAAGTCCGCCTTCCGGGCCGGCCCTGGCCCGCGCGCATGACGGCGCGGTCGATCCCCCACTGGCAGCCCTGCCTGAGCGTCAGGCTCCGCGCGCGGTCTTTCTCGACAAGGACGGTACGGTGCTCGACGACGTGCCGTATAACGTCGACCCGCGCAAGATGCGCTTTGCGCCCGGTGCGCGCGCGGCGCTCGAGCTGCTCGCCGCGTATCCGTACAGGTTGATCGTCGTGAGCAACCAGGGGGGCGTGGCGCAAGGCCGTTTTGCGATCGGCGCGCTCGATGCGGTCGAGCATCAATTGCGCGTGATGTTCGCGTCGTGCGGCGCCTCGCTCGACGCGTTCTACTCGTGCCCACACGATCCGCGCGGACATGTCGTGCCCTACGCATCCGCGTGCGCGTGCCGCAAGCCCGCACCCGGCATGCTGCTGCAGGCCGCGCACGATCACGGCATCGACTTGCGCGCATCGTGGCTCGTCGGCGACATCCTCGACGACGTGG belongs to Paraburkholderia sp. SOS3 and includes:
- a CDS encoding D-glycero-alpha-D-manno-heptose-1,7-bisphosphate 7-phosphatase; its protein translation is MSSIESPPSGPALARAHDGAVDPPLAALPERQAPRAVFLDKDGTVLDDVPYNVDPRKMRFAPGARAALELLAAYPYRLIVVSNQGGVAQGRFAIGALDAVEHQLRVMFASCGASLDAFYSCPHDPRGHVVPYASACACRKPAPGMLLQAAHDHGIDLRASWLVGDILDDVEAGNRAGCRTILLDNGNETEWRDGPRRRPFAYANDLHGAARLIACEYELSCANGAAPGKAGSGTPTVCAGNAAHEGATS